tatttagttatttaatgaaaaaaccCATCAATTTTGAAGTAAAACATGTGATTGTGATACGCAAAAAtggataaagaaaataatataattggaTATTggatatcagaaaaaaaacaacagaaattaaattggAAGGAATTTAACAATATCTGTGAACAGAAAAGTTTTATATTGAAACAAGTAATATTTCTACTGATGGAATTTttagtgtaatttattaaatgataacTTATTAGAGGTTATAgttatgtaatttaatttattttttaagatcaatCTTGATAATAATCTTGAGTCTCAAGGACCATTCCATGTCTTCCTTCATAAATTAACTGATACTTTAGCATTAGCGGAGTGTGGTGATCAAAATGtagtaaacttttttatattacatgaaaaaataaaattttttttatatatttattttttattacaggccaagaaaattgtaactaaagttcaagaatatttaaataaacatccAGAAATGATATTAATAGATCCTTTTGAAaacgttaaaaatttaaataatcgtcAGAAATCTTATGAAATGTTACATGAAGAAATTATATCCAATGGTTAGTACAGAatgcagaaaaaaatgtacctgaagattgCAACGTTTTTCGTGGAATGAAAATACAAGaacgaaataaaaagtaaaaaaaactactagatctagatttctgaaatgttttgCATAAGTACTAGTATGCCAGCTGAAAATTGCAGTCACTCCCAATTACCCCTTAAGTCACCTTAAAGCAGTCAaattccataaatttttttcattttcgttgcgcgaaaaacgtttcgatcttcaggtacataggaaaaaaataaataaaaaattacttttaacataaaaattaaattgcagATATATTTGTTCcaaattcaattgaattaaaatctgAGATtgctgatgaaaatttaaagcaCTTAAGATTATCCTGTATTAAATTTCCGTTTATTTGTAAACCATTATTTGCTCATGGTTCTAGTGATGCTCATAAGGtagttgaaataataataaactttctTTTCAGTTCATTttgtgatttaaaattaaaagcaaaaaaactcattattaatttagactcagtttttttttttttgcaaaatatttttattagactGAATAGAAATATAAGAGGATATCattgctttttattttaatcacatgatataaatatgttgTCAAGggattaatattataataatttaaaccaaTAGATGATGGTAATATTCAACGAAAAAGGTCTAAAAAACTGCCAATTACCATGTGTggcccaaaattttatcaatcatAATGCTATTTTACACAAAGTTTTTATTGttggaaaatattttcatgttGTTGAAAGGCCaagtctaaaaaatttttatccgaGTGATTGTGAATCATTGAAcacattatttttcagttcacACGATATTTCAAAGAGTGGTTCTAATTCACAATGGTCAGTGATATCAAAAGAAGATAGAGCATTAAGAATTAAGCCTAATCATGAAACAGTTCAAGACATTGTTACAAAGATAACAAAAATCTTTGGACTTACTCTTTTAGGCGTTGATGTTGTAATTGAAAATCATACTGGAAAATATGCAATTATTGATGTCAATGTTTTTCCAGGATATGATGGTTATCCGCATTTTTTTAACCATTTAATTGATacaattaaagtttttattgatgaaCAACGTTTAAATCATAATATGCACTGcttgatattgaaaaaatgtatgaatgaTGAACTAGATTCTGGATTTGAaagtgatgataaaaaaaaacaatcaataaaataaaaatgttaataataaattaagctTTTTAAGTACAATAAGATTAATTTAACGTACAAtggttactatttttttatatttattaataactagtcagaaaaaaaaattaaataataaaaattcgttcattccaattttattttttgattgtaagttaagaataaaagttgatataataattttatttgatatatatatatatatatatatatatatatataaatataacgaaaaatttttaatacgaaTTGTATTCggtatttaattaactttttatgtaaaaaaaatctataatagTTTTAATTGTTTCTTATTATGCTGATTTTCTTTTACCCATTTTTTTATCCATGAATGTATTTCtgaacaaatgaaaattttttttgaactgcaGTTCAAatactatataattataacttttatttttgatattaatatttttttttacatacagTCAAATTTatgcataaattaaaaagttgtacattagaaaaaaaacaattgtagaattaattaataataatataaataataattataacaattataataatattttggacAATTATGGAATAatttaatcgtaaaaaaagttattagtTTATATAGAAAATTCGTAGCCCCATAAAATGATCGCTTTAGATAtatctaaaattaataagtaaaagaaaatttacatACCATTGAATCATATTGTTGATAACTTAAACAAgagtataaataaatcttttaacTTGTAATAACTGTTatgtacttttatttttaatataatttatacgttacactcatattttttgttgtatttattttcgtaactttaatttttatgttaaaattcttcttcattaataataCAATGATATttggcgaaaaaaaaaaaaaaatattaacttttcTTTGTCGATATTCaatattcttatttttaagattttatgTGACTGGTTTTTTGCAGTATACatcaattgaataattaatgaactaaaaattaattaattttatttaaacgatTATTTTGACGAGCTTTATATTTCCTTCTCTTTTGTTctcgttaaaatatttaaaaattactacttGTATTACTTTTTGCTTTAAGGGGATACGCtaccggacctctttctcacactcatcaaaataaacgggactgtctttgttgcactcgtaaagtaaatgagaattttaaaacaatttttctcggagacgaattagaatttttgaaaatacgaaatttctagttctttgttaaggttttaaaaaacgctaaagactctctattttaggtttcTAGCGTTTGTCcatgaattaaattgaattaaaaatcggttaccgttacccctTAAATACAATACGAAACTATAATAtcacaatgaaattttttttcttctataaTCGAGTTTTTGcgatttttatacttattgataatttaataaattagttcATACTAttctgattaaaaatgattagaataaagaataaaatacattattatttttaatgtgatttttatagctttttttttattataacgactttattttctttgtaaatattttatgcttataattatacattctttctttcttgctttcttccattttttttttttttttttttttttttctttttgtttaaaatttgcGACGAATGATTTTTCAGATGCACATTTAATGCGAAAGATTCTATTGGaatgaacataaaaaaaaacgtcaacAAGCGGACGGGATTTGGAAGCATagattaaaaagtaaaatcatGAAAGCTAGTAAAAATAGCTGATacattttaagtaaaataaatttaatagttaaattcatgaaaataacttgatgtttatattaatatagtctggatgaattaaattttaatattatgtaAGAATAACgatgacaataattattgttataaactaatcattttaatattcGTATTAACTTTCTATTCACACGAATatgcaaataaatttcatctaaGCCAAAGTTTGAGTCTTAATGCATCAACACCATTTAGATAATAACGAAATAGTCTTTTATCCCTTACAAATCCAAGATTTTCATACAGTCGTAATGCTGGTCGATTAGTTATTTCCGTTTCCAGTACTACTTCATCAGCATCATCTTCGACCATCGCCCGAATGGCTTTTCTCACTAAATTAGAGCCTATTTTACGTTTCCTATATTTTATATCTACTGCTAACATTGCGATGTAACCACGTTTTATGATTTTTCGATGGATATCGAGTTTACAGACAATTGCGCCTACACATTCTTTGCCATGCATTgcctaaaaaaagaaaataaaatatattaatgcaGAAATTAtgatgtaacaaaaaaaatctatcaattatttcttttaaatgcTATTGACAATCTttaaaatggtttttaaaatcaaatctTCCTGAAATAtcagctcttaattccaagaTTCGAGTTTATTATTACATCAATATTTTCCATGACGAACATGGagataaatttacataaaaattgaatataaattatttcttttttttttttttcagtaatgaattgtttattttttaattttagtgcTAACAGTATAgtaataattgtattttagacggttttaatttttaaaaggcGTTAGATTTCTAGAAAAAAACAAGAACATGTTTAAAGTAAAAGAATGTTCATTttcatatagtaattttatgtagaatttaaaaatgcgatgaaagatctttaaatctttaaattaagagttcacatttttaaaaaagttgttttgAAGGACAATCTCAAGATTTTtagtcatttttaataaatacaaaaacaatttttctttttatataaaaatggatAAAACATTTAACAGGGTATAAATTTCTTACCAAAAAGCACAGTTTCGGccaattatgaataaaatatctataggTATAAATAGAATATGGCTCACTTAGATCTTTTTGAATTAACTTCATGATATCTGGCATTTGAAGTTCATTCGTATAACTAACGTATTCTACGTCATTATCTTTACTATCTACACATGCTACCTCTTCTTCACCtggaaatatgaaaataaaatgcaactattattatagattaactaaataaaaatatttatttataaaatgatgtGGTTTACCTAATTTATGTAAATGACTAGTTTCCATAGCTTGCGTTTCAGGTAATTGATTGTGGTctgcagaattttttttttgagaattacAAATACCATTGTGTAATCCATTAATTAATGGTTCTTCATTTAAATCTTCGGTTTTATTACTTAGCCGTgattttatattcatatttgCAATGTCAGGCAGTGAATTGTCTGGAATTGTTTCAACTTTGTCTTTACTGACAATAACTTGCTCATTTTGTCTTCGTTCGTGATccatatttaatttgttttttttttttttttaattatattatcaatttaattttatttcactcgattaaatatttacttaaataaaaaaaataaattcgaaatATTGTTATGAGGAACCACAGACAGAAGCGACGATTTATTCaataagataaatttaattttgttaataattttttgaaaatatcaaatttatttcaaaacttCAACATTACACACgtacacttaaaaaaattttttcatcatttaagtcgaattttcataattaagttaaagtttttaatttagtaaacttattttaacaaataaattcactcatcgaatgaaaaataatgaacaaTTGGCaccattttagtttttcgtaattatttttttttttattaattaaatatatatatgatataccTATTAGCATATAGTTATAGTAAGGgaaaataatatgataatGTAAAATAGCATAGTGGAGGAACTTCGTTCTAGCTTCTAACGTTCTAGCTGATTTTACTTCATGTACATAAATTGAaatcagtaaaataaattacttcgAATTCATATAAGCCGAACGTTTCTATTTACTTGTACAGTTGAAATGAGTACCGACGATACCCGAAGTTATTTCTTTCACAGAGCATGATTTAAAGTCAATAAGAATGGCTGTCCTCATTCCGTTAATGATAGAGTACTCTAGTCTCCATGATCTGAACATTAAGGGCAAGTTTTTCGAaccgggtttatttttatccaggtttgaaataatattgctagtatatCTATCTATgtatacattaataatatatagatagaccagcaataataatttaagctctaattaaaagtaaaccCGGCTCGGCAAACTGATCAGTTTTTAGGGTCGACCctaaattagtataaattcTGAAGTACCCTAATAGctactttagcttgaaattgacggcAATTTGATGATGAAACCCGAAATTCGCTGCCCGAATTActcgacaatttgacagcaaaagttgaaaataaaaatttgtggttaatttttcttcaatttaaaggtaattttttaacctGATAGCCACTTTAACCAAaagttaacttcaagctattgtcgtattctgaagccaatataaaggaaagtgttggtgttggagagcaagcagttacctttaagttgacagtaaattgtcctgtaacttgaattcaatttgactacaagtattactgtcagacaatgacgttaagttgattgaaagtttcacttcaaattgacggcaagtttttctgtcaaattacattcagatgacggcagtagatttgcatcaacttgcacgcaagtGTATTATTATCTAGCCAaggcttgccagaaacttgtcgttaagggtgggccgcacctaacgaaatcctgaatttaagaattctaattactttttgaatatttatgggactcggatgatgaaaatctcccgaggaagttcgtcttctgcttttagtcggaagctaataaaattgctgttatgataattatttaataaataattagaattcttaaattcaggacttcgttaggtgcggcccagTCTTAAGTTAGCCGTAAATGTTTCACTACAGAACTTGCTAAGCAATTATATTTAGAGcgtggctatcagggaattCTTTTTACAGCAGATGGGGTTGCTGTTTCAGCGGCaaaatccaaataaaattatattcataattattatgtatCACAATTAtgctttaatttaataaaccaaaatcagataatttatcaatttttttttgtataaaaaattaacaagctATTTTTAGAGAGATTTCTAACAATGGATAGAGTCTgatctttaaattattaatcttcAATAACAATACGGggtacagtaaaaaaaaaatacataaaatcttgaatatgttgtttcaaaatctattaattaaatttgaaagttaaatgatttataaatttttaaatgaaataattttatgcaataatattcatactatttaaaaaaaatgcacgtaaataatttaaaaaaaaaaaaaaaaaaaaaaaaaatgaataaattgcCAATGtgagagtttaaaaaatgatagcGACATCTTGAGATAGAAAGAAAAACTCCAATGCTTCatatgaattgaatttaaaaaaagtaacggATTTTCACGCGTCTCTTTACGTCCGTAATAAACAACACAAACAATTCACCCGGAATATTGAAATATtcttaaaagttttaaaaatactgaagtttataattaattattgagacAGTAATCTACAGATATAATGTATGTAACAATTTAAATCACTTCaatcttaattat
The Microplitis mediator isolate UGA2020A chromosome 6, iyMicMedi2.1, whole genome shotgun sequence genome window above contains:
- the LOC130669582 gene encoding N-alpha-acetyltransferase 30-like — translated: MDHERRQNEQVIVSKDKVETIPDNSLPDIANMNIKSRLSNKTEDLNEEPLINGLHNGICNSQKKNSADHNQLPETQAMETSHLHKLGEEEVACVDSKDNDVEYVSYTNELQMPDIMKLIQKDLSEPYSIYTYRYFIHNWPKLCFLAMHGKECVGAIVCKLDIHRKIIKRGYIAMLAVDIKYRKRKIGSNLVRKAIRAMVEDDADEVVLETEITNRPALRLYENLGFVRDKRLFRYYLNGVDALRLKLWLR
- the LOC130669581 gene encoding inositol-tetrakisphosphate 1-kinase-like; the encoded protein is MDKENNIIGYWISEKKQQKLNWKEFNNICEQKSFILKQINLDNNLESQGPFHVFLHKLTDTLALAECGDQNAKKIVTKVQEYLNKHPEMILIDPFENVKNLNNRQKSYEMLHEEIISNDIFVPNSIELKSEIADENLKHLRLSCIKFPFICKPLFAHGSSDAHKMMVIFNEKGLKNCQLPCVAQNFINHNAILHKVFIVGKYFHVVERPSLKNFYPSDCESLNTLFFSSHDISKSGSNSQWSVISKEDRALRIKPNHETVQDIVTKITKIFGLTLLGVDVVIENHTGKYAIIDVNVFPGYDGYPHFFNHLIDTIKVFIDEQRLNHNMHCLILKKCMNDELDSGFESDDKKKQSIK